The proteins below are encoded in one region of Buttiauxella gaviniae:
- a CDS encoding right-handed parallel beta-helix repeat-containing protein, which translates to MASKIPLALTLCGAALSLPAIAQQQPVWHAIAFGQSTDVNFSSNVLPEKIGVNNVTIDGKKLTTADAADLSKPITIESRGGKIANSHDGLTFFYTALPASENFVLQATVTVDQFGPENGAKPAAQEGAGLLVRDVIGNPRQEPLKEGYEEFPAASNMVMNAIMTQDKKDASRVKMQAIARDGITQPWGNTGSTISRKSYQEAIDLSKTPTFRMKLERTNEGFVTSWAPEGSDVWVSENVKRADIITSQDKNQYYVGFFASRNAKITVSDASLETSEAKTISSAPFVPKAWPVVMQIASPQKSTTSDYVVQARANYDGNFTVRQDEVVIGQEKTAKAGEMFSLPTKLKEQNSFTITFTPTSGKDKTPVSQSFTVEHVKNMQGNTLYVAPNGVSSNEGSKTAPLDLASAISLITPGGKIILNSGEYPLTTIPTAASGLKDKLKTLEADGKVVIHGLLLDGNYWHVKGIEVTDKSLRVQGSNNLIENVIAYKNDDTGIQISSPADVGRPLWASYNRVVNSESFSNEDPGKINADGFAVKMRVGEGNRLEGCYAHDNIDDGYDLFNKIEDGANGVVVIENSIARNNTSNGFKLGGEGQPVAHEIHNSVAIGNLLDGFTDNFNPGALVVANNVAVDNQRFNYIFRPSPYGSAETQGKFTDNISLRSSEGKYDDAISGRVDSSNYFIRDGKTENSEGKQLSVKDYQSLTLPVPLQRNADGSFKTGEFLTKQ; encoded by the coding sequence ATGGCGTCAAAAATACCTCTGGCTCTTACGCTTTGTGGTGCGGCTTTATCGCTGCCCGCGATCGCACAGCAACAACCTGTCTGGCATGCAATTGCTTTTGGGCAATCAACAGACGTTAACTTTTCATCCAACGTGTTACCTGAAAAAATCGGTGTGAATAACGTTACGATCGATGGCAAAAAGCTGACCACCGCCGATGCCGCAGATCTTTCCAAACCCATAACCATTGAGAGCCGCGGCGGTAAAATCGCGAACTCTCATGACGGATTAACGTTCTTCTATACCGCACTACCGGCCAGCGAGAATTTTGTATTACAGGCGACGGTCACCGTCGATCAGTTTGGTCCTGAAAATGGTGCGAAACCTGCCGCTCAGGAAGGTGCTGGGCTGCTGGTCAGGGATGTAATAGGTAACCCGCGCCAGGAGCCGCTAAAAGAGGGCTACGAAGAGTTTCCTGCGGCATCAAATATGGTGATGAATGCCATTATGACGCAGGATAAAAAAGATGCGTCGCGAGTTAAAATGCAGGCGATTGCACGGGATGGTATTACCCAACCGTGGGGAAACACCGGCTCGACCATTTCTCGTAAAAGCTATCAGGAAGCCATTGATCTAAGCAAAACGCCGACGTTCCGCATGAAGCTTGAGCGCACCAACGAAGGCTTTGTCACGTCATGGGCACCAGAGGGCAGCGATGTCTGGGTTTCTGAAAATGTGAAACGCGCTGACATCATCACTTCCCAGGATAAAAACCAGTATTACGTCGGTTTCTTTGCCTCACGCAACGCCAAAATTACCGTTAGCGACGCGTCTTTAGAAACCAGCGAGGCAAAAACGATCTCCTCCGCGCCGTTCGTGCCGAAAGCCTGGCCTGTAGTTATGCAAATAGCTTCGCCACAGAAAAGCACCACCAGCGATTACGTTGTGCAGGCGCGAGCTAACTATGATGGCAACTTCACCGTTCGTCAGGATGAAGTGGTGATTGGTCAGGAAAAAACGGCGAAAGCCGGGGAAATGTTCTCCCTGCCAACCAAACTGAAAGAGCAAAATAGTTTTACGATCACTTTTACGCCCACCAGCGGGAAAGACAAAACGCCGGTAAGCCAGAGTTTCACCGTCGAGCACGTCAAAAATATGCAGGGTAATACGCTGTATGTCGCTCCGAATGGCGTCTCCAGCAATGAGGGATCTAAGACTGCGCCGTTAGATTTGGCCAGCGCGATTTCACTTATCACCCCCGGCGGGAAAATAATTCTTAATAGCGGTGAGTACCCACTTACTACCATTCCTACGGCTGCTAGCGGGCTAAAAGACAAACTGAAAACGCTTGAAGCAGATGGCAAAGTCGTTATCCATGGTTTGCTGCTGGATGGTAATTACTGGCATGTAAAGGGCATTGAGGTTACCGATAAGAGCCTGCGCGTGCAGGGTAGTAATAACCTTATCGAAAACGTTATCGCCTATAAAAATGATGATACCGGTATCCAGATTTCATCCCCTGCAGATGTTGGCCGCCCGCTATGGGCAAGCTACAACAGGGTTGTTAACTCCGAATCTTTCAGTAATGAAGACCCGGGTAAGATCAATGCGGATGGCTTTGCGGTGAAGATGCGAGTTGGTGAAGGTAATCGGCTTGAAGGTTGCTACGCCCACGACAACATTGATGATGGCTACGACCTGTTTAACAAGATTGAAGACGGTGCAAATGGCGTTGTGGTGATCGAGAATTCAATTGCTCGCAACAATACCAGCAACGGTTTCAAACTGGGTGGGGAAGGGCAGCCTGTCGCGCATGAAATCCATAACAGCGTAGCAATTGGTAACCTTCTCGATGGCTTTACCGATAACTTTAACCCTGGCGCGCTGGTGGTGGCGAACAACGTGGCGGTGGATAACCAACGCTTTAACTATATCTTCCGTCCAAGCCCATACGGCAGCGCCGAAACGCAGGGCAAGTTCACCGATAACATTTCATTGCGCAGTTCAGAAGGCAAATACGATGACGCTATTTCCGGGCGCGTAGATAGCAGCAACTATTTCATTCGCGATGGCAAAACAGAGAACAGCGAAGGGAAGCAACTGAGTGTTAAGGACTATCAATCTTTAACCCTGCCGGTGCCTCTGCAACGTAATGCAGATGGTTCGTTTAAAACCGGCGAGTTTCTGACGAAGCAGTAA
- the glmU gene encoding bifunctional UDP-N-acetylglucosamine diphosphorylase/glucosamine-1-phosphate N-acetyltransferase GlmU has translation MSNSAMSVVILAAGKGTRMYSDLPKVLHTLAGKPMVQHVIDAANKLGAQRVHLVYGHGGDLLKNTLSDGSLNWVLQAEQLGTGHAMQQAAPFFADDEDVLMLYGDVPLISVESLQRLRDAKPQGGIGLLTVKLADPTGYGRIARENGNVVGIVEHKDATEEQRKIDEINTGILVANGADLKRWLAKLDNNNAQGEFYITDIIALAHHEGREITAVHPDRLSEVEGVNNRLQLSRLERVYQSEQADKLLLAGVMLRDPARFDLRGELTHGRDVEIDTNVIIEGAVTLGNRVKIGTGCVIKNSVIGDDCEISPYTVVEDATLAATCTIGPFARLRPGAELAEGAHVGNFVEMKKARLGKGSKAGHLSYLGDAEIGDNVNIGAGTITCNYDGANKFKTIIGDDVFVGSDSQLVAPVTVARGATIAAGTTVTRNVGEDELVISRVKQKHIQGWQRPVKKK, from the coding sequence ATGTCAAACAGTGCAATGAGCGTGGTTATCCTAGCCGCAGGTAAAGGGACCCGCATGTATTCAGATCTCCCGAAGGTATTACATACCCTTGCCGGGAAGCCGATGGTTCAGCATGTTATTGATGCCGCGAATAAATTAGGCGCACAGCGCGTGCACCTGGTTTACGGTCACGGCGGTGATTTGCTTAAAAATACGCTTAGCGATGGTTCCCTTAACTGGGTTCTACAGGCAGAGCAATTAGGCACCGGTCACGCCATGCAGCAAGCAGCCCCTTTCTTTGCTGACGACGAAGACGTTCTGATGCTTTACGGCGATGTGCCGCTCATCTCTGTTGAATCTTTGCAGCGCTTGCGTGACGCCAAACCGCAGGGTGGCATTGGATTGTTGACGGTAAAACTGGCTGATCCAACGGGCTATGGCCGTATTGCGCGTGAAAACGGCAACGTGGTCGGCATTGTTGAGCATAAAGACGCGACTGAAGAACAACGCAAAATTGACGAAATTAACACCGGAATTCTGGTGGCGAACGGCGCAGACCTGAAACGTTGGCTGGCGAAACTCGATAACAACAACGCTCAGGGTGAATTCTATATCACTGACATTATCGCCCTGGCGCATCATGAAGGCCGCGAAATTACAGCGGTGCATCCCGATCGTTTAAGCGAAGTTGAAGGGGTGAACAATCGCCTGCAACTGTCACGTCTTGAGCGCGTCTATCAAAGCGAGCAGGCTGATAAACTGCTGCTGGCGGGTGTTATGCTTCGCGATCCGGCGCGTTTCGACCTGCGCGGCGAACTGACGCACGGGCGCGATGTTGAAATTGATACTAATGTCATTATTGAAGGCGCGGTAACGCTAGGTAACCGCGTCAAAATTGGCACCGGCTGCGTGATTAAAAACAGTGTGATTGGCGATGATTGCGAAATCAGCCCTTACACCGTGGTGGAAGATGCAACGCTTGCTGCGACTTGCACCATCGGCCCATTTGCCCGTTTGCGCCCTGGCGCTGAGCTGGCTGAAGGGGCACACGTTGGCAACTTCGTGGAAATGAAAAAAGCGCGTCTGGGGAAAGGTTCCAAAGCGGGCCATCTGAGCTACCTGGGCGATGCCGAAATTGGCGATAACGTGAATATCGGCGCCGGCACTATCACCTGTAACTACGATGGTGCGAACAAATTTAAAACCATCATCGGCGATGACGTGTTTGTAGGCTCTGACAGCCAACTGGTTGCCCCTGTCACCGTTGCGCGTGGCGCAACCATCGCTGCGGGCACCACGGTCACTCGTAACGTGGGTGAAGATGAACTGGTGATTAGTCGCGTGAAGCAGAAGCATATCCAGGGCTGGCAGCGTCCGGTGAAGAAGAAGTAA